One window of Kryptolebias marmoratus isolate JLee-2015 linkage group LG3, ASM164957v2, whole genome shotgun sequence genomic DNA carries:
- the LOC108236281 gene encoding stromal membrane-associated protein 1-like yields the protein MTTRSEREKAQKLNEQHQAILSKMLREEDNKYCADCEAKGPRWASWNLGVFICIRCAGIHRNLGVHISRVKSVNLDQWTTEQIQSIQEMGNTRARQLYEANLPDNFRRPQTDQAVEYFIRDKYEKKKYYNKNAINGSSPKDSKKDREPDRGSKVSSYTKSEESKPVPKVSPAKTSEPAVNLLGLDAPAAASANNGSTSTSQNNDLDIFGPMVSNPLPSSTSSAQFSQVSSSNSASTPTQPPAAGVAGGGASSGSGSGQGDLDLFGESSSATKAEDAAKKPLSKDSILSLYGTNSMSQQAPAAGMFMGPSQMQFPVQAPAGYQAFPGMGAAVPPTTVMGAMMAQSGAAMMGPTPGMMVGMTMPNGFMGNAPATGMMGMAPRMMGPQGAPMPAGMVPAQGMYTIQPGQQAQWNMGQVNQQMSGLTLNGAGGQMAFGQPPAAMGGWAAAGSGQTLSTQLWK from the exons ATGACGACCCGCTCGGAGAGGGAAAAGGCCCAGAAACTCAACGAGCAGCACCAGGCCATCCTGTCCAAAATGCTGAGGGAGGAAGACAACAAGTACTGCGCCGACTGCGAGGCGAAAG GTCCCAGATGGGCATCCTGGAATCTGGGAGTTTTTATCTGCATCCGGTGTGCCGGGATCCACAGGAACCTGGGAGTTCACATATCCAGAGTGAAGTCAGTCAACCTGGACCAGTGGACCACAGAACAAATCCAG AGTATACAGGAAATGGGCAACACGAGGGCCAGGCAGCTTTACGAGGCCAACCTTCCAGACAACTTCAGAAGACCTCAAACAGATCA AGCAGTTGAATATTTCATCAGGGATAAATATGAGAAGAAGAAATACTACAACAAGAACGCGATCAATGGGAGCAGT CCAAAAGATAGTAAGAAAGACCGGGAGCCGGACAGAGGGAGCAAGGTGTCATCTTACACCAAG AGTGAAGAGTCCAAGCCCGTTCCCAAAGTCAGCCCGGCTAAGACTTCAGAACCTGCTGTGAACCTACTAGGCCTCG ACGCACCAGCCGCCGCATCAGCTAACAATGGCAGCACGAGCACAAGCCAGAACAACGACCTGGATATATTTGGCCCCATGGTGTCCAACCCCCTCCCGTCGTCCACGTCCTCGGCTCAGTTTTCTCAG GTGAGCTCCAGTAACTCGGCCAGCACTCCGACACAACCTCCAGCTGCAGGCGTGGCGGGGGGCGGAGCCAGCTCGGGCTCCGGCTCGGGGCAGGGCGACCTGGACCTGTTCGGTGAAAGCAGCAGCGCCACGAAGGCTGAGGACGCCGCCAAGAAGCCTCTGTCCAAGGACTCCATCCTGTCTCTGTACGGAACCAACAGCATGTCCCAGCAGGCCCCTGCTG CTGGCATGTTCATGGGCCCCTCTCAGATGCAGTTTCCTGTCCAGGCTCCTGCTGGCTATCAGGCCTTTCCTGGTATGGGCGCAGCCGTGCCGCCCACCACTGTCATGGGTGCCATGATGGCTCAGAGCGGGGCGGCCATGATGGGACCCACGCCGGGCATGATGGTCGGGATGACGATGCCCAACGGCTTCATGGGGAACGCGCCCGCCACCGGCATGATGGGCATGGCCCCCAGGATGATGGGACCACAGGGAGCCCCGATGCCCGCGGGCATGGTCCCTGCTCAGGGCATGTACACCATCCAGCCGGGGCAGCAGGCCCAGTGGAACATGGGTCAG GTGAACCAGCAGATGTCAGGACTGACTCTGAATGGTGCGGGAGGCCAGATGGCCTTCGGTCAGCCCCCGGCAGCCATGGGTGGGTGGGCCGCCGCTGGATCCGGCCAGACTCTGAGCACGCAGCTATGGAAGTGA
- the cenpk gene encoding centromere protein K isoform X2, which translates to MEVEVEADGGAAARLSEAAQAELLELCEEQFTHLEKLQNEIILCESEFSETPQDQSVNRLIATEAELKQWLSVEPSLLANNSEILLQAGKEELLKLCSELEMVVSCCEAKRDKLKETKELEQKWLEEKKQVLKAAENHIERIKMEKEKLSEHNILLDTKEKIQKMKAYQEQLMECLGDVLEAHVPFLQNESSSSKKKKNVEDEISEDLISLSEILEVLMNRVLNTPHDPYVTIDHTFWPPYVEMLLRHGIAVRHQENNFKIRLEMFF; encoded by the exons ATG gaggtggaggtggaagCGGACGGAGGGGCAGCAGCTCGGTTATCAGAGGCCGCTCAGGCTGAGCTGCTGGAGCTCTGCGAGGAGCAGTTCACTCACCTGGAGAAG CTTCAGAATGAGATCATACTTTGTGAATCTGAGTTTTCTGAGACTCCACAAGACCAG tcagtaAACAGGCTGATTGCGACAGAAGCTGAACTGAAGCAGTGGCTGTCGGTGGAGCCGAGCT TGCTGGCAAATAATTCAGAGATTTTACTTCAAGCTGGAAAAGAGGAA ctgctcaagCTGTGCTCCGAACTTGAAATGGTCGTTTCTTGTTGTGAAGCGAAGAGAGACAAACTGAAAGAGACTAAAGAACT TGAACAGAAATGGctggaggagaagaagcagGTGCTGAAAGCGGCAGAAAATCACATCGAACGgattaaaatggaaaaagagaaactgtcTGAGCACAA CATCCTGCTGGACACCAAGGAGAAGATCCAGAAGATGAAGGCctatcaggagcagctgatggagTGTCTGGGTGACGTGCTGGAGGCGCACGTTCCTTTCCTGCAAAACGAATCCAGTTccagcaagaagaagaag aacGTTGAAGACGAGATCAGCGAGGATCTTATTTCTCTCAGTGAAATCCTGGAG GTTCTCATGAACAGGGTTCTGAACACGCCACATGACCCGTATGTGACCATAGATCACACGTTCTGGCCACCGTATGTAGAGATGCTGCTCCGACACGGGATCGCAGTGAGACACCAGGAGAATAACTTCAAGATCCGCCTGGAAATGTTCTTTTAA
- the cenpk gene encoding centromere protein K isoform X1, giving the protein MEVEVEADGGAAARLSEAAQAELLELCEEQFTHLEKLQNEIILCESEFSETPQDQQSVNRLIATEAELKQWLSVEPSLLANNSEILLQAGKEELLKLCSELEMVVSCCEAKRDKLKETKELEQKWLEEKKQVLKAAENHIERIKMEKEKLSEHNILLDTKEKIQKMKAYQEQLMECLGDVLEAHVPFLQNESSSSKKKKNVEDEISEDLISLSEILEVLMNRVLNTPHDPYVTIDHTFWPPYVEMLLRHGIAVRHQENNFKIRLEMFF; this is encoded by the exons ATG gaggtggaggtggaagCGGACGGAGGGGCAGCAGCTCGGTTATCAGAGGCCGCTCAGGCTGAGCTGCTGGAGCTCTGCGAGGAGCAGTTCACTCACCTGGAGAAG CTTCAGAATGAGATCATACTTTGTGAATCTGAGTTTTCTGAGACTCCACAAGACCAG cagtcagtaAACAGGCTGATTGCGACAGAAGCTGAACTGAAGCAGTGGCTGTCGGTGGAGCCGAGCT TGCTGGCAAATAATTCAGAGATTTTACTTCAAGCTGGAAAAGAGGAA ctgctcaagCTGTGCTCCGAACTTGAAATGGTCGTTTCTTGTTGTGAAGCGAAGAGAGACAAACTGAAAGAGACTAAAGAACT TGAACAGAAATGGctggaggagaagaagcagGTGCTGAAAGCGGCAGAAAATCACATCGAACGgattaaaatggaaaaagagaaactgtcTGAGCACAA CATCCTGCTGGACACCAAGGAGAAGATCCAGAAGATGAAGGCctatcaggagcagctgatggagTGTCTGGGTGACGTGCTGGAGGCGCACGTTCCTTTCCTGCAAAACGAATCCAGTTccagcaagaagaagaag aacGTTGAAGACGAGATCAGCGAGGATCTTATTTCTCTCAGTGAAATCCTGGAG GTTCTCATGAACAGGGTTCTGAACACGCCACATGACCCGTATGTGACCATAGATCACACGTTCTGGCCACCGTATGTAGAGATGCTGCTCCGACACGGGATCGCAGTGAGACACCAGGAGAATAACTTCAAGATCCGCCTGGAAATGTTCTTTTAA
- the lbx1b gene encoding transcription factor LBX1b yields MTSKEVAKCDAAENRRRSPLDHLPPPANSNKPLTPFSIDDILNKPSVKRSYTICGTAHIISSSEKHRPSSLPLSSRALLTQTSPLCALEELASKTFKGLEVSVLQAAEGRDGMTLFGQRTTPKKRRKSRTAFTNHQIYELEKRFLYQKYLSPADRDQIAQQLGLTNAQVITWFQNRRAKLKRDLEEMKADVESAKAIGQVPLDKLAKLADLEKCANGTLGHPRAESPARGGQQEHELAQKLRTSPLSPFSDHTTSKECSEDEDVEIDVDD; encoded by the exons ATGACATCCAAAGAAGTGGCCAAATGTGACGCAGCGGAGAACAGGAGGCGCAGCCCGCTGGACCACTTGCCGCCTCCCGCCAACTCCAACAAGCCGCTGACGCCCTTCAGCATCGACGACATCCTCAACAAGCCGTCCGTGAAGCGCAGCTACACGATCTGCGGCACGGCGCACATCATTTCGTCCTCTGAGAAGCACCGGCCGTCCAGCCTGCCCCTGTCCAGCCGCGCGCTGCTCACCCAGACCTCGCCTCTGTGCgcgctggaggagctggccagCAAGACCTTCAAAGGGCTGGAAGTCAGCGTCCTGCAAGCTGCGGAAG gCCGGGACGGGATGACTCTGTTCGGCCAGAGAACCACCCCGAAGAAGCGCCGGAAGTCCCGGACGGCCTTCACCAACCACCAGATCTACGAGCTGGAGAAGCGCTTCCTGTACCAGAAGTACCTGTCCCCCGCCGACCGGGACCAGATCGCGCAGCAGCTGGGCCTGACGAACGCGCAGGTCATCACGTGGTTCCAGAACCGCCGGGCAAAGCTAAAACGGGACCTGGAGGAGATGAAAGCCGACGTGGAGTCGGCCAAGGCCATCGGCCAGGTCCCGCTGGACAAGCTGGCCAAGCTGGCGGACCTGGAGAAATGCGCCAACGGCACGCTGGGCCACCCGCGAGCCGAGTCCCCCGCGCGGGGAGGCCAGCAGGAGCACGAGCTCGCGCAGAAACTGCGGACGTCGCCGCTGTCCCCCTTCTCAGACCACACAACAAGTAAAGAGTGCTCGGAGGACGAGGACGTGGAGATTGACGTGGATGACTGA